The genomic segment AGAGCCAGTAtatgtcaaacaaaaatgtatgtgcaacctgtgaattatttatttctacatACATGTACAGATGATCGAAGAACAAAAGAGAGGTTCATAAGCAGGAAGGTGTAATGCACCGTTCACACTTACAAACACAGCTACTGACTGACAGTCACGTTTCATCCTCTCGGGGAGagattctttttatttgacctttgacctattgttttgttgtttattttggaacttttagtgtttttatcatttaaaTCTTTATCAATACTGTCACTGcaggaaaaacattgataTATTTAGAATtctatggaaagaaaaaaaaatatcgtcTATTTTTAATCCGAAAAAAGCTTTAAAAAGGTATATGTCGTTTCTTCAGGGTGTGTAGCGACGCGACCTACTTAATGTATACAAATACCAGATACCTTAGCAGCCGTTGTAGAGCAGTCTTTATTGATATATTTGGCGAGGTGAGAGCTCAACTGCTGAATTCATGTGTGCATATCTGTATTTCCTCGTCACAAGACCAGTTCCGTACTCGATCGGCGTTGAAGCTAATTTGGCTGTTCTCGCTGAGTAAGATCAACTTTTGCTGCATTCTTCTGAAAGAGCAGTTTATCTGGAGTTGCTTTTCTCTGGCAAAAAGGTCTAATGCATGCCTGTATTTGTGAGTAAAACCTGAAGGAAAACCGATTTGCTTTCAGGGATGTCTGTCCGCTTAATCCTTGTTGTCGTGAGGAAGCTCACTTGGACAATCGGAGGACCTGATGTAGTTAAACATATATCTGGCGCTTTCGtcgttgtgtttttttgtcttatatCTATTTTTGGGTGTGCATGACGTGCTTCTCATCCAAGTGCTTCTTATAGATTCCCGGATCAATCGTTTTTTGCAGTGGTCGTCAAAGCTCACCACACTTTGCCAAATGATCGGGTTCTTTTTCCGAGGCCCGGAACAGTACGAGGTGAGCAGTTGTCACTTTTTTACTGTTCCGGGCAAATATTAGCAGCTGCTGTCGCTTTGATCGGAGCCTGGCGTTTCTGCCTCGGGTCACCACCAGCTGCTATACAAACATGTCACACTGTGCGTGTATAATCTCGCACTTTTACTATTTTTGAAGGCAAAATGGAATTTACACCGGAGTATTATGGACCTACTGATGAGGGGAATAAAAGAAGAGCGTTAATGTGAGATTAAGGTCATACGAGAACAATGTCTGCCAGCCCAACGGACATTTGACGTCTATatccgtcaatggcagtgaatgccGCGTTAatatgactaaaaaaaaaaaaggaatttgactATTTTTCAGACTGTTACGTTTACGTACGTGCTTTTTCAATCAAATAACGCTTATGAGTGTTGCCATAATACTCTGTCATCAGAACGTAATAAGAAGGCTCTGCCCCTTTTCCCCAAGTGGGCGCTGTCATTGCCAAACAGATGTGAGCAGAAAGCACAGCAGTAGGTCGTATATTGTCTTTTGCAGTGTCACAATTCATGAGGTACCACCTGCAACTTGCAAACGAACAACTATTTGAACCTGTCCCATCACCCCCCGAGTTCTAAGTGTGAACTAGAAACACCAAAGACtactaaagtaaaaaaaaaaaaaaaagtgagccaTTTGGAAActgctgtttattttcttaccGGTACAAATTGCAGTTGGcgttaactcattcactgccaacccagttaatatctttgacgtctataaccgtcaacggcactgaatgagttaaaataATGTGATCAGCAGCATTTCATATCTTGCGTGGCGGTCCCAGAATTCGATTCTCAGAGTAGGttgtgtgaaggtgaagtAACAAAGACAGATAGTGCCTTCTAACAATagttgtgacatttttacaaaGCATTACTAAATACATGACATGAAGAAGAagttcttttttggggggggaatgCTTTTGGATTTGGAGCAGATGTCAGAGATGCCGTGAAAGAGCTGAGCATTCTAGCAACtgtttgggggtgggggggctgtAGAAAACCAAAATTCAATCAATCTTGAGCTAAAGAATCAACATTGCCCCCCCCACCGACACTTTTGTCTCCCTGACCTTTTGACCCCAAGATTCAAGCACCTGCCCCAACCCCCCCCAACATCCCTCCTGTACGAATCCAGCTTTGTAAGACATTTAAACAGTTGCTGtctttttctctccctctcatTTAACTGCATCTCAATGTGAgtttgctgtttgtttgttttgtttttttgtctgtgacAATCAGGAGTTATTGTGACAACACTGTATACCTCCATACACTCTTGAATATCCTTTCAGCCACTGTTTTGACACCTTTCTACCTCAATGACTTCGACACGCtgggaagagaaaaaaaaaaaaccctgggTATTGATTTTGTTAGCCCTCCACTAATGATTACAGACAATCAGATAACAGCTAATTGGGACTTTCTCTCTTGATTTGTTGCCATTGCCTTATGGAAAGGAAGGTGGTGGTACGTAGGAGCTCGTGGAAAGGTTTTTGAAGTTGGACCCTCCAAGTGGCTGAGTATATTTAcagtgtttcctttttttttttggattcaaacactGAAGAACCAAAGTGTAGATCTCACGTCTGTTAAGATTGACACACTTCATTCTTGATTTTCCCGTAGCTCTTGGCAGGATCGTCCGTTTATAATTAGAACAtttctgggggaaaaaagtcttAACTCAGCAAAGAaatgttatttctttttttttctttttttttcttgttttgaatGCAGTTGACTTTGGATTGAATGCAGTCTTTACTGCATCTACACTTTAGTGTAGATCGGACAGTTTCACTTTATCCATGTGCTCGctgtgtataaaaaaatatatatatatatcttggACTTGAAATATTGCTgctgtcaatcccttcatggACCATTCACCACCACTTTTATGGGCCTGAATGCTTCTGGAACATCACTGCCTCCGCCTTGGTGTGCAGACGATGATGACAAAGTAACAAGATGCCTTCTGCTGTGACAATTGTATGAATTAACATGTATTACTAAGATTCATGGAGTAGAATATTTCTGGCTTTTTAGGGCTATGAATGATATcatgtaagtttgtttttgctatttctttgcttttgttttttctccacGCTGTTGCAAACCAGCATACGGAGATGGCATTTTAGAGCAGATTTATTACCTTAGTAAtgatggtggtgatgatgataatgtgACGATTTTTTGGGAAGCTTGTGTGCTCCTCGTGTCTTCAGCTAACTTCAGAAATTCAGGAAACAAGGCGTTGTGTCTTGTCTCTTAAAACTTCTCAGGAAAATCTACCTCTACCTCCAGTTGGATGCATTTATCCCAGTTGGGTGTCAAGTTCCATTTTAGTGGGTACACAGAGCGGGCAGATGTTACAGCCCGACTGACCTGTGCTGATGATGCAACAGCAGAGATCCCACAGTTCAAAAGTACTGCTTTCTATCGTACCACTGTTAGCACCACGAGTAGTCTTCAGTATGTTCACTCGACGTGTGCTTATTCCTTCTTTATCTATACGTACATGATTTTAATAAATGGGATGTTTCCTAGTAACCTTGGTAACAGTGAAGTGGGAAGGCAATgcaacaatttttttcctctctctatTTTGAATGGTGAAGAGTTATTCTTGCCTATTTActcaatgtgtttgtgtgaatacTTTAAATTTGAATctgaaattaataaaataccAACTTTCTTAAATGTCACAACTGCATAtgagatattttattttaatctaaCTATATGATCCCAAATTGGTCAAGAAAATAGCAACCTTGCAGTTTTCATAAACAATGCAAATTAAGCTTTTCGCGTTCACAAcataaaatatgaatgataTATTAAATAGGCTAATAAAGCAGAAGGAAATTTAGAAAGAAACACGTAACGTGGCCCAGGGACTAAGGAGCAGTCACAGATTAAGattaagagaaacaaaacaccCTTAGTCCATATTAATAGCAATATTGTGTTAAAATGCGACACCTGCTGGTCAAAAAGAGACATTACAGTGataagaaaacctgttgggtTATTTCAAGTTTGGGGTTTTATAGTCATGCAGTGTGTATTTTATCGTACCCAGAGCCTCTATTTGAGTGCTTTATTATATGCAACAATAGTttattcacttttaatatcgcCATatgcacacatttgtgttgaGAACGCCTCAAACAATTTGGTCATGATGGTCGTACTGCAGCCAAACGGCTTTTTCTCAAGCACCGCCCAGTGATCGTGACAGTGGTCATGAACCAATCGCATCCGGTATGTTTAAACTGGCACAAAGGAGCGCATGATTCGAGATGAAGCGGGGTCTGGGGAGGCGGAGCTAAAGGAACTCGTCAAAAAGCAAACCGATAGAATGTAGCAAAACAACGAGCAGGAAGTCTTCCAGTTCTGCGTTATATATTTCTTACAAAGTAACTTTACGTGTAAGCTTAGCCTAAAATGAGACTCCGATCACAGAGAACCTTGACGCCCTACACGGAGACGCCGAGGAAAACACGGCAGCCGTCCAGCAACAAAGCTACACCAACACCAAGACGAAGTCGTCGTGCATCGGTCCCAGAAACTCCATTACAAGATAAGGtaatgcaaaagaaaaatattaataagtTTTTCCTCGACAATGTCCtgacatttcaatttcaaCGTAAACTACGTTTCGTGCCTACAACTTAGCTCGCCTGAACTAGCCGTGCTATTGGTAGCTATTAGCTAGCTTTCGATTGTTATGGTCTCAAAATGAGAGTCTAAAAGATCGTCTGCGAAGTTAGATCTAGATATGGCATGTAcctcatttatatatattcaaaGAATTGTAAAACTTTCAACGTTTGTGTAATCAGGCCAACATGCACATCTCAAACTCCAATGCATTAATCGTATTGTTTTGATTGTGGCCTTGGTTATATGGGTGGCGCAAATTAAATGTGCTCAATACCATATGcagaatatttattatatCTATGTTTATAGTGTGTAATGTTCCTttgtaaacacaaaaatgtgtgtgttttaatgaATGTGTTGGGATTGTGAGGGTTAGTTGAGCAGGGCAGATTTAAATGGGCCAGCTTCATGTGTGTACCAATAAGTAGGTCAACATGCATGCAAAGTATGACATCTTTTATTCATACACAATGTTGCAGAATCCCTCGCTTCAATATAATGTTTAATACAGTATGACACCTTTCAAATAATATGAGAGAAAGATCATCTTTATATGAAAAGTAATGGAGCTGCCAGTGCCCAACCAGAACCTCTTATTGTGAAGGTTGAAGTGCTGTCAGATTCTGAAGATGTCCCACCCATGAGGAGGCGCGTGCTGCCCTGTAGGTGGCCGAGAAAAAGAGCCATTGCAACGGTTGTCAAAGAAACaggtgatcttttttttttccccccccgctTCTTTCTCGTAAGTTGATACcctgacctttttttcctgGCTCTAACTTGACACTGTTCTTCAAGATGCGGTCTTGGAGACTCCACCCAGGTCCATATTGCGCCATGAACGCATACTGTCAGAGATGGACCCTGCATCTCCTTATAATTCAACCACCCAAAAGATCTCCACCCCCATTGTTCGATTCCTCACACCCAGCAAAGAGAGTAAGTAAATCCTcagtctgtattttttttgtttactggtcttttaaaaattatttcatgAATAGAAACCTTTTTGCTTTTGATGTCTTAACTTTTATGAAGTGAGAAAGAAATtggtctttgttttttcaacaacaacaaaaatcaagattacaaGAGCGAAGAAAACAATGTAATGATGAGTCCTGAACAAGGAGTGTTTGGTTACGGCTCCATTGACCTCCTGGTGGGAGACGCGGACAACCACATCTTCAGTCCGTAAGCATTATTTTCTGcctgtttacatttttacagcTTCAGTGTCTGTCAACATTGATAGTATACCTTTCACCCAGATCTGGGCCAAGTGTCATCCTTGCTATTGTCATTATCACAGTATCGGACTTTcaccatatttttttccagcttcACTTTCATCAAGAACCTGCCATCCCAGTCGCACTATTCCCAGCCCAGACTACCTGACATCCCCCCTAAGACCAGGAGTACCCCGGAGTCCACGCTTGTAGTGGACCTAGTGAgtggcaacttttttttttctttgtccctATTAAGGCTGAGTCATGTATGGTACgcaaaataag from the Syngnathus acus chromosome 4, fSynAcu1.2, whole genome shotgun sequence genome contains:
- the ctdspl3 gene encoding CTD small phosphatase-like protein 3 isoform X1, whose protein sequence is MRLRSQRTLTPYTETPRKTRQPSSNKATPTPRRSRRASVPETPLQDKVEVLSDSEDVPPMRRRVLPCRWPRKRAIATVVKETDAVLETPPRSILRHERILSEMDPASPYNSTTQKISTPIVRFLTPSKENQDYKSEENNVMMSPEQGVFGYGSIDLLVGDADNHIFSPFTFIKNLPSQSHYSQPRLPDIPPKTRSTPESTLVVDLDETLMFGSLNVIDNAEYTFQTAFQDHQYKVYVILRPHVKEFLQSVAKAYELFVYTCAKREYAEKILDILDPQRKLFRHRLYQDECSCVLGHYVKDLGVLGRDLTKTVVLDNAPHTYPNHLMNTLPIKSWSGESDDRELQKLIPYMEKLSAAEDFREVLKKRKDHFHRLLSED
- the ctdspl3 gene encoding CTD small phosphatase-like protein 3 isoform X2, coding for MRLRSQRTLTPYTETPRKTRQPSSNKATPTPRRSRRASVPETPLQDKVEVLSDSEDVPPMRRRVLPCRWPRKRAIATVVKETDAVLETPPRSILRHERILSEMDPASPYNSTTQKISTPIVRFLTPSKENYKSEENNVMMSPEQGVFGYGSIDLLVGDADNHIFSPFTFIKNLPSQSHYSQPRLPDIPPKTRSTPESTLVVDLDETLMFGSLNVIDNAEYTFQTAFQDHQYKVYVILRPHVKEFLQSVAKAYELFVYTCAKREYAEKILDILDPQRKLFRHRLYQDECSCVLGHYVKDLGVLGRDLTKTVVLDNAPHTYPNHLMNTLPIKSWSGESDDRELQKLIPYMEKLSAAEDFREVLKKRKDHFHRLLSED